The following proteins come from a genomic window of Ictalurus furcatus strain D&B chromosome 26, Billie_1.0, whole genome shotgun sequence:
- the socs1b gene encoding suppressor of cytokine signaling 1b: MVHQNEPPDSSASPQDAVSVSVSTDVPAPQTHPAPQTHFRPFRDVDERSLVASATRFLGHSGFYWGPLDVDEAHARLASLPVGTFLIRDSMQTDVFFTLSYRSVDGPTSVRILLKGCGFVLDGSKHVFPCLFELLRFYMTFPKKSLKRPYRGSVPQKLQELCRRAVVKTYGKENLEKLPVSAVLKDFLQLYPFSI, translated from the coding sequence ATGGTGCATCAGAATGAACCTCCTGACTCTTCTGCCTCGCCGCAAGACGCCGTGTCAGTCAGCGTGTCCACCGATGTCCCAGCTCCTCAGACTCATCCCGCTCCTCAGACTCACTTCCGGCCTTTCCGGGACGTGGACGAGCGCTCCCTCGTGGCCAGCGCAACACGTTTCCTGGGTCACAGTGGATTCTACTGGGGTCCTCTGGATGTAGACGAAGCTCACGCTCGCCTGGCGTCTCTTCCCGTTGGCACCTTCCTAATCCGGGACAGTATGCAAACGGACGTCTTCTTCACCCTGAGCTATCGCTCTGTGGACGGACCCACCAGCGTCCGCATCCTCCTTAAAGGCTGCGGCTTCGTCCTGGACGGCAGCAAGCACGTTTTCCCTTGCCTCTTCGAACTCTTGCGATTTTACATGACATTTCCCAAGAAGAGTCTGAAGCGGCCGTACCGGGGTTCCGTGCCTCAGAAGCTTCAGGAGCTCTGCAGGAGAGCGGTGGTGAAAACCTACGGCAAGGAAAATCTTGAAAAACTCCCTGTGAGCGCTGTACTGAAAGATTTCCTTCAGTTATATCCTTTCAGCATTTGA
- the tlr2 gene encoding LOW QUALITY PROTEIN: toll-like receptor 2 (The sequence of the model RefSeq protein was modified relative to this genomic sequence to represent the inferred CDS: inserted 1 base in 1 codon), protein MKLSLSVVICLSLAWTHAQTSERPNCYECDEDHFCNCSAKTLHRVPIVPANVLSLDVSFNEIESITKMDLTAYTALRTLKLQENELSAIHKDAFHSQSKLEELDLSFNELENISSLWFSSLRSLKHLNILGNRYTTLGSVGLFQFVENPALRTLRFGNPSIEHVRRNMLNKIRQLDELTFVGGKLSSYESGSFKTAQPIRVVSLSLQGLFQDDPALVSKILRDVSHPETSLTVRDVSLETREPIQPFKEVREGCTRRLTFQNTSTTDEGVTHLLEVLDGSPMSYLGLEDIHLVGKGSWEKARWTHFENLHTLFLRNVEIQGFFRFSSMIQLAFLLKHLTKISVVNATVFVIPCSTTYFLQKVEYLDLSQNLLSDITIQESLCDGDCKMRDLHTLNVSHNSLKSLHLVSRLVTRLHRLTSLDVSHNDFLKMPESCSWPASLRFMNLSATKLHRITPCLPVSLTVLDLSQNYLSEFHQHLPNLMELWLTGNRFISLPEGGWFPSLWTLLIQSNTLNMFNKSDLMAFQSLQVLEAGRNNFVCSCDFVEFFTGRIDHLITLRDGHRSYVCDSPFTLRGRTVDNARLSVFECHMILSVSVLCSVIVLVLIAIGVTCYKLHVLWYLQMTLAWLKAKSKPAVRSRGADLCYDAFVSYSQHDAEWVEEILVPKLESSEPPVTLCLHKRDFLPGRWIVDNIIESIESSHRTLFVLSENFVTSEWCRYELDFSHFRIVDEHNDSAXPDPAGADRQGDDSQAFLQAAQNHELHHVPRVASRRRKARGILAEPPSCAQEGAPLIRHGARLRQIGHRFCISFCPELRF, encoded by the exons atgAAGTTGTCACTGTCCGTAGTGATCTGTTTAAGCCTGGCTTGGACTCACGCTCAGACCTCTGAGAGACCAAACTGTTACGAATGCGACGAAGATCACTTCTGCAACTGTTCTGCAAAGACTCTCCACAGGGTACCCATAGTTCCCGCCAACGTTCTTTCCCTCGACGTGTCCTTCAACGAGATTGAGTCCATTACTAAGATGGATCTGACCGCGTACACGGCGCTGAGAACGTTGAAGCTGCAGGAGAACGAGCTCAGCGCGATCCACAAAGACGCGTTTCATTCCCAGAGCAAACTGGAAGAACTCGATCTGTCGTTCAATGAACTGGAAAACATTTCTTCGCTGTGGTTCTCTTCGCTTCGGTCTCTGAAACATCTGAACATCTTGGGAAACCGATACACGACCTTGGGATCCGTCGGCCTGTTCCAGTTTGTTGAGAATCCTGCACTGAGGACGTTACGATTCGGCAACCCTTCGATCGAGCACGTCAGACGGAACATGTTGAATAAGATCAGACAGCTGGATGAGCTGACGTTTGTCGGCGGAAAGTTAAGCTCCTACGAGAGCGGAAGTTTCAAGACAGCTCAACCCATCAGGGTGGTTTCTCTCAGCCTTCAGGGGTTGTTTCAGGATGATCCGGCGCTCGTATCAAAGATCCTTCGAGACGTTTCTCACCCTGAGACATCACTGACCGTCAGAGATGTTTCGCTGGAGACAAGAGAACCCATACAACCCTTTAAAGAGGTCAGAGAAGGCTGTACCAGACGGCTGACCTTTCAAAACACAAGCACGACTGATGAGGGAGTCACCCACCTTCTAGAAGTTTTAGACGGCTCGCCGATGTCATACCTCGGTCTTGAGGATATCCATCTCGTAGGCAAGGGTTCGTGGGAAAAAGCACGGTGGACACACTTCGAAAACCTGCACACACTGTTCCTCCGCAACGTAGAAATCCAGGGCTTCTTCAGATTCAGCAGCATGATACAGTTAGCGTTTCTGTTGAAGCACCTCACCAAGATCTCCGTCGTCAATGCCACCGTTTTCGTTATTCCCTGCAGCACCACCTATTTTCTACAAAAGGTGGAGTACTTGGACTTGAGCCAAAATCTCCTATCAGATATCACCATTCAGGAATCCTTGTGCGACGGTGACTGCAAGATGCGCGATCTGCACACGCTCAACGTCAGTCACAACTCGCTGAAATCCCTCCACCTCGTGTCCCGCCTGGTCACACGTCTCCACAGGCTTACGTCACTAGACGTGAGTCACAATGACTTTCTGAAGATGCCAGAGAGTTGCAGTTGGCCTGCGAGTCTCAGGTTTATGAATCTCTCTGCTACAAAACTTCATCGCATAACTCCGTGCCTACCTGTGAGCCTGACCGTTCTGGATTTGAGCCAAAATTACCTCTCGGAGTTCCACCAGCATCTTCCCAACCTCATGGAGCTCTGGCTTACAGGGAACAGGTTCATTTCGCTCCCGGAAGGTGGATGGTTTCCAAGCCTATGGACGTTGCTCATTCAAAGCAACACGTTGAACATGTTCAATAAAAGCGACCTGATGGCGTTCCAGTCTCTCCAGGTCTTGGAAGCTGGTCGGAACAATTTTGTTTGCAGCTGTGACTTTGTAGAGTTCTTTACAGGTCGTATTGACCACTTGATCACTCTGAGGGACGGACATCGTTCCTACGTGTGTGACTCTCCTTTCACGTTAAGGGGCCGTACGGTCGATAACGCCCGGCTGTCAGTCTTCGAGTGCCACATGATCCTGTCCGTATCCGTGCTCTGCTCTGTGATCGTTCTCGTCCTAATCGCCATTGGGGTCACCTGCTACAAGCTTCACGTCTTATGGTATCTACAGATGACGTTGGCGTGGTTAAAAGCGAAAAGTAAACCGGCCGTACGCAGCAGAGGCGCCGATCTCTGCTACGATGCTTTCGTATCGTACAGCCAGCACGACGCGGAGTGGGTCGAAGAAATCCTAGTGCCGAAGTTAGAGAGTTCGGAACCTCCGGTCACTCTGTGTCTTCACAAGCGAGACTTCCTTCCCGGCCGCTGGATCGTCGACAACATCATCGAGTCCATAGAAAGTAGCCACCGGACTCTCTTCGTCCTGTCGGAGAACTTCGTGACGAGCGAGTGGTGCCGCTACGAGCTGGACTTCTCGCATTTCCGGATCGTCGACGAGCACAACGATTCGG GTCCTGATCCTGCTGGAGCCGATCGCCAAGGAGACGATTCCCAAGCGTTTCTGCAAGCTGCGCAAAATCATGAACTCCACCACGTACCTCGAGTGGCCTCACGACGAAGAAAAGCGAGAGGTATTCTGGCAGAACCTCCGAGCTGCGCTCAAGAGGGAGCACCGCTGATCCGTCACGGGGCGCGCCTTCGTCAGATCGGACACCGATTCTGCATTTCATTTTGTCCAGAATTAAGGTTCTGA